ATGACTCAAATGTCCCATCGGCGCGTCAAGGGTACTAGTAAGCATTTAGCTTTGGTTAAAAAATTGCTACCCAACTGAcgaataaatgtaaatgaacaaATATGTAAGCATGTTACCTTTTCACTAAAACCAAAAGTGTGTCAGCcgaataaaatgaataaaaacaaatgattttACTTATCTTGTCATTCACTTGGACAGAAAGCTCACATGGAGAAAACATATATCCAGTAAAACAACTAGCATGAAAATAAGAGCAGCAAATTTGATCTGTATGGTATTCAACTGTGGGGTGGGGTGGTGCACAGGTCGTAGCAACTAACATtgatataatacaaaaattccaGTCAAAAATCCTTAAAGTTATAATAGGTTCACCATGGTACATTCGTAATGAAAACATTATAAAGATCTTGGTATTCCTATGGTAAAGAAAGAGGTAGAGGACAGCAGAAAGAACTATGAAATTAAACTCCGTAACAATTCAAATACATTAGCTAATACCTTGTTACGGTCCTGTAATCAAACCCACCTAAAAAGAAAAGATTTACTAGCCTTCTAAAGAGCAATGTATTACCAAACAGGCTTAAGTACAATCTTGGGATTTGCCTAGTTTTAATTAGATATACGATTTTGTTTCTTATTGTTAGGCTTTGAACAAGCAGATTCACTAAATATAGATatgttaacaaaaaacaaaattaatctaactttttcactttccagcatacaaatcaagcactcgggataaaaatttacacaaatattGCCTTCTCAGATCTCAAAATTGACAAAATCGGATCACAAATATTAAAGCcccaaatatcggtcaatgtgtgagatatattattgaaattggaGTGAATATGTCAATATTCATAATAATATGTCAATATGtgatatatattattgaaattggtAGAGTATCTTCTCCTCATGTCAAAAATTGAATGAATcgagtcaatatttcccttagccccatatacctaatagaaagattttcaaactttcgactgactttatatcccatatatcggctaatatgtgagttatcataattaaattaagtgagCGTGTGCATCTCTATGCATAAAATGGATATAATCGAGTGTAAACTTACACCAGCCCCGTTCAACAAATattaggattttcaaacatccggttgaatTTTCTATTACAATTTACATATTGTTGTCTGTGTGgaaggtaccttaatgaaactcagagggcgtatttttctataaataatatgtagtaagccaaaaaaaaataatatcgtgtcaatctcccatatacctaataaagattttcaaacttccggttgaccttATATCGTTTATAAAGGTCAACATATAAGAtctcttagcaaaattaactgaaggtatttccctgaCTTTAGTTCtggtaagttgcaagagtatgaaatgttcggttacacccgaacttagcttttccctacttgttaaatattttttgccaacacctgacggTCTTAAGCCGCcattgatccttgcaagttgcaagagcataaaagGTTCGGTTACTCTCAAACTTAGTCCTTTCGtactttttgaatataaagttttgtcaatacctgaaagtatttcttcAGCTTTAatccttgcaaattgcgagaaTAAAATATTCCATTACacacgaacttagcccttccttacttgtttttataaccttaacagggtatattaagttggccACATtcgtcagaaccgccgatactATAACAccactatacatacatatgcatagctGCTAAACAAACAGAACAGAAGATCAGAAACAAGTGCAGGTATgggaaattttttcatttgtctaaatatattgaagaaatttgacaaaaacaattatctgagaattttttcagatcggataactatagtatacagctgccatacaaaataaaCGAcctaaatcaagttcttgtaaggaatattttgtatttgtgaagggtattggaTGACTTGGATCATCTTACTCCGAATTcataaattgaaagcgtacaaaatacagcttgtgcaagaactgaagccgctcggcCTTCCTCGCTCTATGTGCTCCTGAAAAGtttcaagaagatccgacgttttcgagccaaattttgttcagcaatgAGGCCCATTTATGACACAATTGGTACaagcaaaattgtcgcatttgggacgaagggCAACCTGAAGAGTTtgaagagctgccatttcatctagcaaaaacaacggtttggtgtggtttgtaggccggtggaatcatcggtccatatttcttcaaaaatgatgccggtgtgaacgtaaccgtcaatggcgaccgttatcgcgccatgataaccaactatttgatgcctgaaataaaagctcgtgatctcggcgacatttggtttcaataaGATGTCGCCCACACATTGCACTTATCAGTGGATATATGGAGAGAACATTTCGGTGAGcaaataatttcacgttttggaccgaTCGAATGGCCAACAAGATCGTATAGACTTTTTTTCAGTGTGGATATGTGAAGTCTAAATTGTATGCGGACAATTGTGCTCCGATTCAGGCCTgagagcaaaacatcacgcgtgtcattcgccagttaccaatagatatgctcgaacgagtcatcgaaaaaagaagaaagaaatttaaatatatttgcttaaaatatgGTTTGAATCGATCATTAGGttgattgcagttttataaatcTGTTATTAACAATAAAGTTCAAAACGAAAACTTATCTTAATACATAtgaacaaataataaagttcttATTCGAATTAGTATATCtatgtataccatacataaGTGGTGATCTTTGTGAATTTGAGTCagttcaaataataataattaaggtGAAATCAACTGGCGAATTCAGTACGCATTTTATAATATACCTTCATTTGTTGGATTTAGTATAAATAGTGCATGTATAATGTAAAAAGCGGTCTCAAATAAGAGGAATTGAGATTAATGAATTAGGATGAAGCGCAATTTCGACTACTAAGAGAAGTTTGATGTGTTAAACCGACCGCTCCTTaactgtaaaattaaattttatacaccAAATCCGctatattactttatttataattactatatTATCCTTtgaacttatatatgtatatatttaccttttttttaattttactgattaatgttgataaatttattagtttaaaaaactaTGTGGACTTTGAATAGTGGCtaattatttgcaataaaataatttttaacactaCATTAAACCTTTAATACAATTTTGGTGTTAGTGTTACAGTTAGTTATAATTGTTATACTACACCTACGTTTACTATTACCGTCCCACCTATGTATGTACGGTGCTGCGGCTTGAATTTACTCATTGTCCAGTACTTCCATCGTTGCTGCTGCTGGagtatacataatattattatagttAAATCTTATGCATAACAGTATTTAccaatgtataattttattaatgttcACATTCtagcaataataattatttcatactACTGAAATTATAGTTCTTATTCAGTAGGGAAAAAATAACACGACAAGCTTTTAAATcaaacatatatacctataaaacAAATCTTTTGCTTTGCAATCTATCTAAGCCAGCTACGCCCAACATCAACATTTCAATTTTGCCTATGTATTGGGTACGGACGTCGATGACTCGGCAGACAATaggttattaaaatgttttaaattcttTCTTAGGAAAGAGTTATTTGATTtatcatatactcgtatgcgcTTCGAACGCGAAAGCGAAACTTTGTGGGAATGCTACCTtatggaaaattttgatttatcttggtactaaaattatttatgattagAATAAAACCAcattaagatattatatataattttttgaataaatagaaCATTTGGTACAAATGGATTACGCAGtatttaaatattgcaaaatttcatttaatgaaataattttgagtACCACCtttacattttaataatatggacCCTTTTTGCGAAATTATGGtatattctttaatttaattgaattttcggTACCATGTTTTGTTAAAGTTTTTCTTAAAGTTTTCGATTTTCTTAAGTAGCAAAATTGTCGTATGTGCCATACGAAATTAATCCTCTACACTCACTATGATGAAATACtctaatataaatgaattatttttattgcgtCGGCTTCTTTAACACACATTCAATAATTTACTGTTTAAAACAATTCCGAGTATTATCGATTTATAGATTTTTGCATGTTCTTCTTTAATATGCAATTAATACAGCGTTGTTTTTCCGAAAAAAGAAACAGGTCGTGTTATCAATTcatccaaatatataaaattaaattcaatatattatgttatattaatgGTGTTGGCTTTGACTACGGTACTTTTGTGGTAACTTTATTCTACTGCTTGTAATATCATACAAGTGTGATTTCACGCTTTTATTTGGTTTGAGTGACctgtgtttatataatataatacctaTGTTAACACCGGCAcccaaaaatgttatttgtgcACCGGAGCTTTCGGCATGTGTTACGATTATAGAAATAGCAACATAATTGTTTAGATTTACAAAAGCAGATactcatatttaataaaaaggtCAGGAAAATCAGTATTCAAGTGCTCTTAATTACCATCTGAAATTTAAACGAATTTGTCTGCCGAAAACTGACGCTGTGAAGAAATTTAGTGTGATAAGTCAAGTATGAATAacattttgcatatttagatgCAGACAATTCAGTTATGGagatgatgtatgtatgtacttgttaTAAAGGTTTTGTTTTGATAAAATGGTTCTAGTAATAAAAAACGTAGAATGCTAAACTAAGGATATATTTTAGATGTACTATATcggattttatactctcgcaacatgttgccacagagtataatagcttcaTCACcgaaaactaatcaagatagatataaagttatgtatatgggtcattccatcgaaaatttacattcaaacattttacatcacataaaacattttttttggtactttgaagcaaaatattggacacatatttctttattttgactcaatttgaaatattttggagttatgaatttttaaaatttcaatgccCGAAAAAGTACCTTTAAACATTTGCGTATACGAAGAAAAGTATTTCCACCGATTGTTTAAGACAGCGGTACAACATCCGATAAAATGTTTCTGATCGGACATCGGATAGAATATGGCTGCCAAAAACTTTTGCAGTGGTGTGTCAAAAATTTGTTATGAAAGCTTTTAATATTTCAGAATGATGGATAGAAATGCACGCAAAGagcaattttcactttttagaaAATGTGACTGATTACatcatatataaaaatgcattattGTTGAGccaaaactaaaaaagtttatGTTTCAGAGGAATTGAGGAATATTTGAAACCTAGTTTTGATTTGCAGAAAATTTTAGatactatttttggtaaaaaccCTTTTTTACTCTCGAAAATATGATTACTATAATTTCAGAGTGTATGAGAATGATACCAGAAATGGTTACTTTTTTATGGGGCGGGCAAGACAGTAAACGAGGATGAATTGAATATTCTCACTCACTATAAATACCGTAACATTGTAAATAGTAGAGCAGTAATTGATAAACTAAACTTATGTATATTGCGAGAGTTGCGGTGGCCAAAATTTCTTTACTTCTAGGACACACCATGATTCTCGTAAATTCGGGACATAGTGCAGTCGAATTATTTGTACGCAATTGAACATTTAGACTTTAAGAAcattaaaaaacttaaactaaacATGAGCAGGCTTCGAATTgctacatttgaaaaaaaaaagaataatttctCTAAAATATGGATATGTTGATAATTTTAACATTCAAAGcatacattaatttaattttaattattgtgaTGAAATATTACATAGAAACTCATTATGCTTTTTAAGACAGACATTGAATGATCAAAACAATGTTTGCATAAAAAAAGTATCCCAACAAAATACCACCTCGGGTACCTAATTTCAAAAGTTCAATACATATTAAAGATGTTTTAAAGGAATCCTATAGACGATAAGGtttaaatttagaatatatacatatattatgaaataaaaataaattgttataataAGCTAAAACCGTATTAATATCATGCTTTTATAAGTTGAAATTAACCTCTTATTCGCATTTGATCGGTTTAACTAGTTATCGTAAATGCCAAAGTTAATCCCCACAtgcataaaactttgcacgcgAGTTTATCGTATAAAGTggcaatatttacaaaataggcagaatttataattaaatattggcTGGTATATTTGGTTGGTTGATTATTTGTTGTACTAATGTTGTACATAGGAAATTTGGAAGCAATTTCCAAAGTCAAATCGGAAGAAACCAGAAAAAACAAGATAGAATAATTTCGCAAAAGGGATCGATAAactaaattacatatgtatgtatattttatatatatgctaaCCCTTACCGACTTTACTAATAACgtcgcatttttgttgttggatCTGTCTTAATTGTATAGGACTCATATGTCTGCTTGTATCCGCCGTGATGTAAGTGCTATAATGACGGCCACCATTATCATCGATCGGTTCTTTTAGAACATCATGGTTATGTTGTTGCTGATGCTGGTGTAAATGTTGTATTATACGTCGAACATGTAGACTCTTGTGTGTTGTTACATTTGGATCATGCTCCCATAGTTTCATTTGATTTTTGCTGTCGTTAAAGTTCGTTTCATTTGTGCCTTCCAAAGCCATAAATTGTGTATTTAATATTGGATTTACTGAGTTTGTGGATGTAATTTTTGTAGCGCAGCCAAAACCTTCCGTATTGCTTGTTGCATTGGACGATTTACCGACtgcaaattttttgattaatgctTCTACTGATAtgggttgttgttgcagcatacGCCATTCTATAACCGCGTTTGGCATCAAAGGATGGGGATGACTTGAATTAGTACGTTTATGTATGATATTATTCTCATTATCAGAGTCACCATAATTTTCTGCACCATTATGGGAGCTGCTACCACTTTTTGAGATCGAACTAAATAATTGTTGGTGCTCGTCTTTATTGTGATCATGCTCATCAATATCATTTGCAACAACGTCGATCTCATCCTGCTCTTGATCGCGCTCGTACTCGATCTCTAGTGGCGAAAATTTTTGTGCTTGTGAAACGGGGAGTGTAAACGAACTTTTATGAGTAACTTGTGTCTCAGCAGGCATTAGCTGCAGCCGGTGTTTTCCATGTTcctctgtgtttttttttagaaattgagCGTATTCTAATGCATCAAAAGTAGGTGCTTGCTGATCCATTTCTCTTAATGTCGTCGTGAAAATGTTTCGGTCAGGAGCCAAGAGAGATGCTACATCAAATTGTCGTTTATGCATTTGCGTATAATAATTAGTTTTTGCACTAGTAAAGGAATGTGGTGCAACGGTCGATATGGCCGTTCCATTAATTACAGAAATTTTCGAGTTTTTGTGATTATCGGCAAAGGAATGCTCGGACGACGATTGTGTTCCGTTGTCATTATTATGCAGATTATCTAATTGCCCATTGCTACAAAGTTTATAATATTCTTGCTGTAAACTTGACGTATACCCATTTTTGAATGCCGGAACTGGCGGCATACACGTATACTGTTCCATAACAGCTGTACCAAAATAACTGTCTTGATTTTGCTGTTGCGCTTGCTGTAATGAAAACGACGATGTGGGAATTTGCAATAACGGgttcaaataattaaatgaacGCGCATTAGGTGTACTAAAATCATGCGTCGCAGTTAAACTATTTCCTGGGACAGGTAATCGGAGCAAACGAGTTGATGTTAATTGCGTTGACGTCAGATCGAGTGGCGGCGGACTGGGAGAGTCTGTGCCACCATCATCTAACGATAAACCCATATGTTTGCGAACCTTGCGTTGTGCCTTACGACGTCTGAAATCACCTCTACGAAAATCGTCAATATTTGCCGGATGTATGGCCCAGTAATGGCCCTTTCCATTGGCACTACGTCCGGATTTAATGAAGCAATCATTCAATGATAGATTGTGTCGTATTGAATTACGCCAACCTGGTCCACGTGCACGAAAATAAGGATAGTTATCTAAAATATGTTGATATATATCAGACAACACGAGTTTTGTTTCGGCAGAACTCAGTATTGCCATCGCTATAAGACCTATATAGCTGTACTGTGGTTTTGGCTCCTCTGGACGAACCATTCGCTGTGGGAATAGTGACATTGAAAAATCAAAACGGTTTCCATGTGCTAACGCTAACGGGACATATGGTCTAACACTACTTATGTTAGGGCTGGAATAATTACTATCCCTCTTCATATCTATTGAccctaaattatatttattttctccgTTTACTACTAAATGCAAACCGGGACCAGGACTACTTCCATAAACCGCTGTCGTATTATGTTGAAAACAGCGCAAACGATCTATATTTAACGCATAGTTATAGAGTTGCAAACGATATTGTTCTAGAGAGTTGGTCGATGGTATCAAAACGAGATTTTCACTACGTACATTTTGAACATTCATATAAGATGCTGATACAACAGGACTGGTTTGTTCATCACTTTGCCGTAAGGAGGGAGCGTCCGATGATAATAAAAATGCATTGTTGACTCCTGAAGTAACGTAAGTAGTAGTGTTAGCATCATACGGTTctgagaaatattttaaaaagttagagtccaaatatttatttactgtttCCATTGAATTCCCTAATTCAATTGTATCGAAAGGATCAGTCTGTTTACTGCGAGCTGAGTTTATGATCTGAATACTGAAATgacaacaataattataattacactCTCATAACATGTTACATAGAGAGTATAGTTGTTTGACAATTAAATGTTACACTCTAAAATAGTCGagataaatttactaatttatgAAAATGATCAAAATTATGCGATGAACTTGCGTTGGCGAAACTTTTCTGTTCTTTTTTTTAGTCCTTCCAACTGTCTCACATAGGAGTAATTGcatgaacaaaataaaattattacgtGATTATtcggaatatattttttcttataaaaccTGATATAtcaccaaattttaatatacatatattacaagaataaaaaaataataaaagcgcgtgtttacttgtttttgaatattttatttatttatttaaaagagaagcaattataaaaaattattacatttatttatacaatacataaaacaTTGGCTGCCAGGACACTCggcttaatttaaatttacagaTTAAAATATTCCAATTATATTACTTAAGTCTAAAGCAAATTTAAGTTTAGTTTGTACTTCAATTAtctgtatattaaatatttaatttgcagATTTGAAAGTATTTTACAAATAGGTTAATGTTACTGTCATCTGTCCGATTGAGCAAGTCAAATGGTTTTTTGTCGGCAAATATCGAGATTCTGTATTGTTCTAAGTGTGGGCAGTTGTCGAGGATATGAGGTATTGTGAAGTCTTCCGACCTACAAGAAGAACATGTGGGTTTGTTTACACCATTCAAGTAGTGTCCATATGTAGCAAGTGTATGTCCAACCCTGGTGCGTATGaatgtttttatattcttacaGGTGATGGTATGGGAATGCTATGATTTTTGGTCAGATGGGTTTGTCTCTAATCGTTTAGACAACAGTGTTGTTTGCCAGAGTTCTTAATATCTTTTGTGGTAAAGTATGGAGACGTATGCAGAGGTTCATTTATTGATTCCTTCGCTCGTTTGTCGGCCATTTTGTTGCCTTGGATTACTTCATGCCCTGATATCCACATAATTTTGATtatgttgttttatttacaaataaagttttttatttttgtgatcTGGGGGGAAAAGTTTGATTGGTTAAAAATGGCATCTGTTACGGATTTGCTGTCGCTGCAAATAATGGTTTTGC
This genomic interval from Bactrocera oleae isolate idBacOlea1 chromosome X, idBacOlea1, whole genome shotgun sequence contains the following:
- the fd102C gene encoding uncharacterized protein fd102C gives rise to the protein METVNKYLDSNFLKYFSEPYDANTTTYVTSGVNNAFLLSSDAPSLRQSDEQTSPVVSASYMNVQNVRSENLVLIPSTNSLEQYRLQLYNYALNIDRLRCFQHNTTAVYGSSPGPGLHLVVNGENKYNLGSIDMKRDSNYSSPNISSVRPYVPLALAHGNRFDFSMSLFPQRMVRPEEPKPQYSYIGLIAMAILSSAETKLVLSDIYQHILDNYPYFRARGPGWRNSIRHNLSLNDCFIKSGRSANGKGHYWAIHPANIDDFRRGDFRRRKAQRKVRKHMGLSLDDGGTDSPSPPPLDLTSTQLTSTRLLRLPVPGNSLTATHDFSTPNARSFNYLNPLLQIPTSSFSLQQAQQQNQDSYFGTAVMEQYTCMPPVPAFKNGYTSSLQQEYYKLCSNGQLDNLHNNDNGTQSSSEHSFADNHKNSKISVINGTAISTVAPHSFTSAKTNYYTQMHKRQFDVASLLAPDRNIFTTTLREMDQQAPTFDALEYAQFLKKNTEEHGKHRLQLMPAETQVTHKSSFTLPVSQAQKFSPLEIEYERDQEQDEIDVVANDIDEHDHNKDEHQQLFSSISKSGSSSHNGAENYGDSDNENNIIHKRTNSSHPHPLMPNAVIEWRMLQQQPISVEALIKKFAVGKSSNATSNTEGFGCATKITSTNSVNPILNTQFMALEGTNETNFNDSKNQMKLWEHDPNVTTHKSLHVRRIIQHLHQHQQQHNHDVLKEPIDDNGGRHYSTYITADTSRHMSPIQLRQIQQQKCDVISKVAAATMEVLDNE